TGGGGCCGGAGATCAGGAACAGGGAACCCGCCGGCAACAGCGTGAAATCGATCTCCTCGCGGCCGGCGAACGGTCCGAAGGCCTGCAGGATGAGTCTGAGCGGCTTCATGCGTGGCGCCCTTCGTGTTCGAGTTCATCGACGATGCGGGCGAGCACTGCGGAACCGGCTTCATCGAGCGTCTGGCCCGTCATCTCGGTGTAGAAACCGGCGAACAGCGTGTCGATCCTGACGCGCCGGTGATCCTCCGCCGCCCGTCCTTCGCCTTCGCCGTGCAGCGCCGGGCGCTCGATGGCGAGCGCATTGGGATAGGCCGAGCGCAGCTTGCCCATCGCATCGAGCAGGGCGCCGCTGTCGCTGAGGCGGGCGAGCACGTAGTCGGCGCGGCCGGGATCGTCGGCGGCCGCGGCAACGATGTCTTCGAGCGTGCCTTCGACAATGCGCAGATCGCGCCTCGGCTTGAGTGCGATCTGCTCCACACGGCACTGCCCGGCGCCGTCGAGCTCGACCAGATTGACCGACTTTAGATGACCGGCTTCGGCGAAGGAGTACTTGAGCAGCGAACCGGAATACTGCACGAGATCGCTGCCGGCACGCTGCGGCCGGTGCAGATGCCCGAGCGCGACATAGTCGAAGCCGTCAAACACGCTGGCATCGACGGCGCCGGTGCCACCCACCGTCAGCGGCCGCTCCGACTCCGATTCGCTGCCGCCTAGCACAAAGGCATGTGCCACCACGACCGCGCGCACGCCTTCAGGATGACTTGCCCGAATCGCGCCCAACTGCGCCGCGAGCGCGGCGTGATGATCATGGATCGTGTCGTCGCCCAGCGCGGTACGCACCAGCGCAGGTTCGGCATAGGGCAGGGGATAGACCGCGACCTCGCCATCCGCATCGCGCAGCATCAGCGGCTGCACCTGTGCGCTCACCGGCCCGCATACCGTCAGTCCGGCCCGGGTCAGCAGGCTGGAGCCGAAGGCCAGTCGGTCGGGGCCATCGTGGTTGCCCGCGATCACGACCACCGCAATGCCGAGGCCGGACACCAGTTCGGTGAGCACCTCGTCGAGCAGGCGTACCGCATCGGCAGGCGGCACCGAGCGATCGTAGATGTCGCCCGCGATCAGGATGGCATCGGGACGCAGCTCGGCGGCGATGCGCACAAATTCGCGCAACACATGGGCCTGGTCTTCCAGCAGCGAGACGCCGTGATAGACGCGACCGAGATGCCAGTCGGCGGTATGAAGAAAGCGCATGGCGATGACAGACAGGATGGCCGGGGCCGCAGTTTCGCACACCTGGCAATGCAGGTGAGATGCGCAAACGCACGCCCGACGCCATTCAGCGCGCCAAACCGCGCCGCCTTACAGTTGCTGCAGGCGGAAGTTGCGCGGTGCCATCTTCTCGGCAGCGATCGCCAGCGCATCCATCGAGCCGCCGTTTGCCAGCCAGGCCTTGACCCAGTGCGGCTGCCGTCCCCGGCCCGACCAGGCGAGTTCGCGATTGCTGGGGTGACGGTACTTCGCCGCCACCTGCACACGCGCGGAAGCCCGTTGCGCGATGCTCGACGGTGCTTCGACGATTTTCTCGGCGGCCTTGTCGCTGCACACCTCTTCCAGCGTCAACCCGTGATCGCGGGCCAGCGATGACAGCCGGCGGCGCAGCACCGCCTTGCTGTTGAGCTGTTGGCGGCGAATTTCATTTTCAATGCGGTTGCCGAGCACACGAAGCTGCGGCAGCGAGTAATCCTTCAGGTCGATGACCATGGCGAGAACGCTGTTTCCTCAAGGCGTTGGCGGGGTGCCAATGATGCCACGAAGCCTGTGCCGAAACATCTGATATCTATCACTAAAGTCGAAGCATTGGAGCGCACCCGCGAAATCGATGATCGGCGGGTATTGCAGCCATGTCGCTGGCAATCGGCGGTAGTGCGGACCGCAGAAAGGCAATGATGGTCTTCATTTCCCCCGCCATATCCTCGAAGGACTCGTGATCCCCCGGCAGTGTGAGCAGCTCCACACGGTCGTGGGCGCGCGCGGCGTGCAGGCGGGTGGCATCGGCCACCGGCACCACGTCATCATGCTCGCCATGCACGAGCAGCACCGGGCAATGCAGGCGTGCGATGCTGGCCACTGGCGCGATATCGTCGAAGCGAAAACCAATGGTCGCCTGCACGTAGCCGAGGATGTAGGCCGCCAGCCAGCGCGGAATGCGTTTGTTCGCGAGCCAGCTGCGCATCATGTCCGCAGGATGGGCAAAGGCCGACACGCTGACGACCGCCGCCACCTCGCCGCGCCGGGTCGCGGCCAGCAGCACCGCACCGGCGCCGACCGAATGGCCCAGCAGGGCGATGCGGCCGCCACTCAGATCGGCCCGTGCAGCCAGCCAGTCACAGGCGGCTTCGGCGTCTTCGGCAAAGCGCGGCAGCGAGGCAAAGCTGTCGCCGTCCGAGCGCCCATGGCAGCGCGCATCGATGAACAATGCCGCAAACCCGGCTTCATGCAGCGGCTGCGCCAGCGGCAGCATCATCTGCGCATTGCCGCCCCAGCCATGCAGCACGATGACCGTCGCTGCAAGCTCGACACCCGCTTTGGGCGGAATCAGCCAGGCGTGCAGATGCTTGCCGTTTGCGGTCGGGATACGTTCGGTTGAGAACGTCAGGCCAAGCGAGTCCGGACCTGCAGTCTCCGCAATCCGAGGTGCAGCCAGCCCGGCACGGATCGCGTAGCGGAGGCCTGCACGCAAGGCCAGCACGGCCGCGCCGCCA
This genomic interval from Parazoarcus communis contains the following:
- a CDS encoding H-NS family nucleoid-associated regulatory protein, whose product is MVIDLKDYSLPQLRVLGNRIENEIRRQQLNSKAVLRRRLSSLARDHGLTLEEVCSDKAAEKIVEAPSSIAQRASARVQVAAKYRHPSNRELAWSGRGRQPHWVKAWLANGGSMDALAIAAEKMAPRNFRLQQL
- a CDS encoding alpha/beta hydrolase, giving the protein MSAFQPLHALYLLAGGAAVLALRAGLRYAIRAGLAAPRIAETAGPDSLGLTFSTERIPTANGKHLHAWLIPPKAGVELAATVIVLHGWGGNAQMMLPLAQPLHEAGFAALFIDARCHGRSDGDSFASLPRFAEDAEAACDWLAARADLSGGRIALLGHSVGAGAVLLAATRRGEVAAVVSVSAFAHPADMMRSWLANKRIPRWLAAYILGYVQATIGFRFDDIAPVASIARLHCPVLLVHGEHDDVVPVADATRLHAARAHDRVELLTLPGDHESFEDMAGEMKTIIAFLRSALPPIASDMAAIPADHRFRGCAPMLRL
- a CDS encoding exonuclease SbcCD subunit D, giving the protein MCETAAPAILSVIAMRFLHTADWHLGRVYHGVSLLEDQAHVLREFVRIAAELRPDAILIAGDIYDRSVPPADAVRLLDEVLTELVSGLGIAVVVIAGNHDGPDRLAFGSSLLTRAGLTVCGPVSAQVQPLMLRDADGEVAVYPLPYAEPALVRTALGDDTIHDHHAALAAQLGAIRASHPEGVRAVVVAHAFVLGGSESESERPLTVGGTGAVDASVFDGFDYVALGHLHRPQRAGSDLVQYSGSLLKYSFAEAGHLKSVNLVELDGAGQCRVEQIALKPRRDLRIVEGTLEDIVAAAADDPGRADYVLARLSDSGALLDAMGKLRSAYPNALAIERPALHGEGEGRAAEDHRRVRIDTLFAGFYTEMTGQTLDEAGSAVLARIVDELEHEGRHA